From a single Anomaloglossus baeobatrachus isolate aAnoBae1 chromosome 8, aAnoBae1.hap1, whole genome shotgun sequence genomic region:
- the TUSC2 gene encoding tumor suppressor candidate 2, whose product MGGSGSRARGLWPFSSQGTESPGNSNEQSVARIRKATPFIFTRRGSMYFDEDGDLAHEFYEETIVTKNGRKRAKLKRIQKNLRPQGTIKLDHPCIHVDFPVVLCEV is encoded by the exons ATGGGCGGCAGCGGATCCAGAGCCCGCGGTCTGTGGCCTTTCTCATCACAGGGAACCGAGAGCCCCGGGAACAGCAACGAGCAGAGCGTGGCCCGGATCCGCAAAGCCACCCCATTCATCTTCACCCGGCGCGG TTCCATGTACTTTGATGAGGACGGTGACCTGGCGCATGAATTTTATGAAGAAACAATTGTGACCAAGAACGGACGGAAACGGGCAAAGCTGAAACGAATCCAAAAGAACCTGCGGCCTCAG GGCACCATCAAGTTAGATCATCCATGTATCCATGTGGATTTCCCTGTCGTACTATGTGAGGTCTGA